Part of the Verrucomicrobiota bacterium genome is shown below.
CCGTCCACGATTTCCGGCGGCCCCTCCATTTATCAAGTGCGCATTGGTGCTGGCGAGGTGCCCAGCCCGGGCGACGAGGCGGATCTGCTCCTGGCTTTTTACCAACACTCGTATGACGGCCACATTAACTTTCTGAAGAAGGGTGGCATTGTCCTGTATGATACCGATCATGTGACCCCCAAACCGGAATGGCAGACCGAATACCACCACGTGGGCGTGGCCATCTCCACGCTGACGGTTGAGGCGATTGGCGGCACCACCCGGGATAAGGGCAAAAACATCTTCGCCTTGGGTCTGCTCGCCAAAATCTACGACCTGAATCTCGTCCGGCTGATGGAATTGATCAGCGAGCGCTTCGGCGGGCGTGATCCCAAAGCCGTAACCTCCGCCATCACCGCTTTCCGGGCTGGCCATGGCTACGCACCCAGTGGCCTGGTGGAAACTTTCAAATTTGCCGACAGTGTCAAAAAGAAACGCCGCCAGGTGGTCATGAACGGCAATGAAGCGATCGGCTACGGTTTGATCGCTGCCGGCGTGCGCTTCGGTGCCGCGTATCCCATCACCCCGTGGTCGGACATCATGGAGTTGCTGCGGCGCGAGCTACCCAAATACAATGGGTCCTTCATTCAGTGTGAGGATGAAATTGCCGCCATGTGCATGGCCTTGGGTGGCAGTTATGGCGGGCGCGTGGCGGTGACCGGCACCAGCGGTCCCGGGTTATCCCTGAAAACGGAAGCGCTGGGTTGGGCGGTGATGGCGGAAATGCCCATTGTCATTATTGATGTACAGCGGGGAGGTCCTTCGACCGGGCTGCCCACCCAGACGGAACAATCGGATTTGAATATCGCCTGTTTTGGGTCGCACGGGGACGCGCCGCGCGTGGTCATTGCGCCCACCAATGTGAAGGACTGTTTCTATACCGCGATGGAAGCAGTAAACATCGCCCGCCAATACAGTGTGCCGGTGATTGTGTTGACTGACCAGGCGATTGGCGCGCGGATCGAAGCATTTGAGGAGCCTGAGTTGGAGCACGTCTGCCAAGAGTTGCCGATTGATCTTTCACCCCGCCCGGGGCATAAGCCATACGATTTGACCGCGCCCAACGGCATCACCCACCATGTGGCTCCGGGAACGGCGCTGCTGGACGGAAAGTATCCGGTGATACCGGGCTTGGAACACGATGAAATGGGGCATCCTAGCGCGGCACCCAAGTACCATATCCAGATGACCGCCAAACGGCGTCGGAAATTGCAGGTATTGGCGGAAACTTTACCGGTGCCGACTGTCTACGGTGCCAAGAAGGGCGAGGTTCTACTCATTGGTTGGGGTTCCACCCAGGGGCCGATCCGGGAAGCCGTGGATTGCCTGCAGGAAGAGGGGATCAAAGTGGGCAGCCTGCATTTCCGTCACATTTTCCCGTTGCCGAATGGACTGGAGCCCATCCTCAAGGGATTCAAACAGATTCTCGTGGTTGAGTTAAACGATGAAGGCTTTTACGGGTACGGCCAGTTGGGTGGTCTGCTGCGCGCCCGCTATTGCAAGGACAACATCAAGGGAATGAATAAAACCGACGGTCTGACCTTTAAGGTCAAGGAGATACGGGATCGCGTCAAAGCCGCCCTGAGCGCCAACAACTCCGACGTCGCTGAAACCAAGTAACCATTTATCTAATTCAAGTTATGAGTGCAACTGTTGAGAATACCATCGCTTCCATACCGGCCCCGGTCAACCCGGCCGCCGTGCGCAAACCGGCGACCAAGAAGGAGCTGGCCGCCGATCATCCCACTTGGTGCCCTGGCTGCGGTGATTTCACCCTGCTGGCC
Proteins encoded:
- a CDS encoding 2-oxoacid:acceptor oxidoreductase subunit alpha codes for the protein MSTTQTTAASKITKIDEAVIRIAGDSQDGIQVIGGFLARLAGRSEQEVMTFNTIPSTISGGPSIYQVRIGAGEVPSPGDEADLLLAFYQHSYDGHINFLKKGGIVLYDTDHVTPKPEWQTEYHHVGVAISTLTVEAIGGTTRDKGKNIFALGLLAKIYDLNLVRLMELISERFGGRDPKAVTSAITAFRAGHGYAPSGLVETFKFADSVKKKRRQVVMNGNEAIGYGLIAAGVRFGAAYPITPWSDIMELLRRELPKYNGSFIQCEDEIAAMCMALGGSYGGRVAVTGTSGPGLSLKTEALGWAVMAEMPIVIIDVQRGGPSTGLPTQTEQSDLNIACFGSHGDAPRVVIAPTNVKDCFYTAMEAVNIARQYSVPVIVLTDQAIGARIEAFEEPELEHVCQELPIDLSPRPGHKPYDLTAPNGITHHVAPGTALLDGKYPVIPGLEHDEMGHPSAAPKYHIQMTAKRRRKLQVLAETLPVPTVYGAKKGEVLLIGWGSTQGPIREAVDCLQEEGIKVGSLHFRHIFPLPNGLEPILKGFKQILVVELNDEGFYGYGQLGGLLRARYCKDNIKGMNKTDGLTFKVKEIRDRVKAALSANNSDVAETK